A single window of Vanessa tameamea isolate UH-Manoa-2023 chromosome 5, ilVanTame1 primary haplotype, whole genome shotgun sequence DNA harbors:
- the LOC113392474 gene encoding gustatory receptor for sugar taste 64f-like: MTVAKETFSVNVVQIDPKQIMKPKNYKRKIPFLIPSKTNKVDVSELKQNKAPATFQKSLRVTLIIGQIFSLLPVEGVCSTSPIDVRFVWWSFKFTYLILSLIGQFFITFMCFYRIFHSTSSLNGTTPFIFYGTTCITTTLFLRVALRWPDLIRHIAHVEDQDTYYDRTLTLKCNATCAGVLFLALVEHLLSLLSAYTGAMVCQSDMTHESFVKHFYPWVFNYLPYSFGLGILTQFLHFQSTFIWNFSDLFVICISYYLTSRLNYVNKQLLNAQGKYLPEVFWRTVREEYCRATQLVRRVDDVINGVIFISFANNLFFICLQLFNSLEDGIKGNGECNSRGKGKPSILGGYEAASYFFFSLVFLIARSVTVSLIASQVNSASNVPASVLYDVPSPVYCVEVQRFLDQVNGDNIALSGLQFFSVTRGLLLTVAGTIVTYELVMFQFSSQPQSSNISSTSPTLSFYNNTIIPIL, from the exons ATGACGGTGGCAAAGGAAACTTTTAGTGTCAATGTCGTCCAAATCGACccaaaacaaataatgaaacCGAAGAATTACAAGCGGAAAATACCTTTCCTGATACCTAGCAAAA ccaACAAAGTCGATGTAtcagaattaaaacaaaataaagctcCTGCGACGTTCCAGAAATCATTACGAGTCACCTTGATAATCGGACAAATATTTTCACTGCTGCCAGTGGAAGGAGTTTGCAGCACATCGCCGATTGATGTTAG attcgtATGGTGGTCATTCAAATTTACTTACCTAATCTTGTCGCTGATTGGACAATTCTTTATCACATTTATGTgcttctacagaatttttcaTAGTACCTCTTCATTAAATGGAACAA CTCCGTTTATCTTCTATGGAACAACTTGTATAACAACGACGTTATTCCTTCGTGTTGCCCTTCGTTGGCCGGACTTGATTCGACACATAGCCCACGTGGAAGATCAGGATACATATTACGATCGAACACTCACTCTTAAATGTAACGCTACTTGTGCCGGCGTCTTGTTCCTAGCTCTAG tggaACATCTGTTATCATTGTTGTCCGCTTACACGGGAGCAATGGTATGTCAGAGCGATATGACACACGAAAGCTTCGTGAAACATTTTTATCCATGGGTCTTCAACTATTTGCCTTATTCATTTGGTTTGGGAATATTAACGCag TTTCTCCACTTCCAATCGACGTTTATTTGGAATTTCTCTGATTTATTCGTGATATGTATAAGTTACTATTTAACCTCAAGGCTCAATTATGTCAATAAACAATTACTCAACGCTCAAGGaaag TATTTACCCGAGGTTTTCTGGAGGACAGTTCGCGAAGAATACTGTCGCGCAACTCAGCTCGTGAGAAGAGTCGATGACGTCATCAACGgagtcatttttatttcattcgctAATAACCTATTCTTTATCTGTCTCCAGCTTTTTAACTCTCTGGA aGATGGTATCAAAGGAAACGGAGAATGTAACAGTCGTGGTAAGGG GAAGCCCAGCATCCTTGGAGGTTACGAGGCAGCTTCATATTTCTTCTTCTCTCTCGTCTTTCTCATTGCTCGATCTGTCACAGTGTCACTCATCGCATCTCAAGTCAACTCAGCTTCAAACGTACCAGCGTCTGTCCTGTATGACGTGCCCTCACCAGTATATTGTGTGGAG GTTCAAAGGTTTTTGGATCAAGTGAACGGAGATAACATCGCTTTGAGCGGTTTACAATTCTTCAGCGTTACACGTGGATTATTGCTAACA GTTGCTGGTACCATCGTGACGTATGAACTAGTGATGTTCCAGTTCAGTTCGCAGCCTCAATCATCTAACATTTCTTCAACAAGTCCAACactatcattttataataacacaattataCCAATTTTGTAA